A genomic window from Stigmatopora argus isolate UIUO_Sarg chromosome 13, RoL_Sarg_1.0, whole genome shotgun sequence includes:
- the scel gene encoding sciellin, translating to MAFQSSLLRSSSSSSTLKDDSWIRKDDDDYEAVDRDPNFGSSVLSHYRSTDSLSSSVSESTQITSSSVQALTKRFSGSQDELQSSPYSATTVSYTQSSPTYRRNAELDSSTTTTKVTKDGTITETTYTTSQNVRKSPTKTFSERVQSFSKGTEDKLYDTLIPGGLKEESVDSPSNLSSSEITTITRSINGTEDQLYDTLLPKSISSTSSSSYNTSSVTKSSTAMTSSSSLRSTSRSYIEEIPSSRTTSYIVSSSSTLPGDDYSTKSGSYYYSPSSSTSKTSYEYSSISSPTDYTSTTYRRSDDLLSSPVSSTKTVYTSSDRSVHERDLCTSCHKPFNGDAKMVLDEMKISCHAFCFKCEVCNGTLSHLKAGDCMWVYNHMVHCENCFDVTREKWRH from the exons ATGGCCTTCCAAA GTAGTCTTCTCCGCTCCTCATCTTCTTCATCCACACTGAAAGACGACAGCTGGATCAGAAAAGACGACGATGACTACGAAGCTGTCGA CCGAGATCCAAACTTTGGTTCATCGGTTCTGAGCCACTACAGATCCACCGATAGCCtatccag CTCCGTTTCAGAAAGTACACAAATTACCAGCTCATCTGTACAGGCTCTCACAAAGAG ATTCAGTGGGAGTCAGGACGAGCTGCAAAGCAG CCCCTACAGTGCGACCACAGTCTCCTACACTCAAAG CTCTCCTACCTACAGGAGAAACGCTGAACTGGATTCAAG caccaccaccacaaaAGTAACCAAGGATGGCACAATCACCGAAACCACGTACACTACCAGCCAGAATGTCAG GAAAAGTCCCACCAAGACATTCAGCGAGCGCGTGCAGAGCTTCAGCAAGGG TACTGAGGACAAGCTGTACGACACCCTCATCCCGGGTGGCCTCAAAGAGGAAAGCGTGGACAG CCCATCGAACCTCTCCAGCTCCGAGATCACGACCATCACACGAAGCATTAACGG GACCGAAGATCAGCTGTACGACACCCTGCTGCCAAAGAGCATCTCTTccacttcatcttcatcttacAA CACCTCGAGTGTGACAAAAAGCTCAACTGCAATGACTTCATCCTCTTCCTTGCGCTCCACCAG CCGCAGTTACATTGAGGAAATTCCCAGCTCCCGCACCACTTCCTACAttgtcagcagcagcagcactttACCTGg TGACGACTACAGCACTAAAAGCGGCAGCTACTACTACTCGCCCTCTTCCTCCACTTCCAAGACCAGTTATGAATACAGCAGCATCAGCAGCCCTACTGATTACACCTCCACTACGTACAGGAG GTCTGACGACTTGCTGTCGAGTCCAGTGTCCTCTACCAAGACCGTCTACACCAGTTCTGATAG GTCAGTCCATGAGAGGGACTTGTGCACTTCCTGCCACAAGCCCTTCAATGGGGATGCCAAAATGGTCCTGGATGAAATGAAGATTAGCTGCCATGCCTTCTGCTTCAAG TGCGAGGTGTGCAACGGCACGCTGAGCCACCTGAAAGCGGGCGACTGCATGTGGGTGTACAATCACATGGTGCACTGTGAGAACTGCTTTGATGTGACCAGAG AAAAATGGCGTCACTGA
- the slain1a gene encoding SLAIN motif-containing protein 1a, producing MDAEVLVSPPAMAMAMADVNGNNKLANAELEVLKLQELVRKLEKQNEQLRSRANAVNNCPAASAAAASRHHHGSPAAAKTPFPLKCESPIAREPFAYFQPSSSLSSPSPPPPSSSSSPDVAEEEADGCTTVLDEVDILDLNSVFSDSQPDSWLYVSSKAKMASDKGGLSPLQWCRQVLDHPGPEVELAKMTLCHRLDQAKRWRGRSPVRPYSCADGLSALSCPILPYSKPAAANDTAALPSFPSCPSYPLRPSLSLDRAPSFLSNSTLHNMGRRPATVTPQSSLDSEAGVSELDDESISMSYKLHDMTDVEVMARLQEESLRQDYASTSVTGGRRRSGFALRRGDVRLEEDDEEDEDEGYDQLPPPQPRLLRTASAQRGSLSHSHTFSSFRDCGRGSAFSSNAFLSEEMQSPYRNGTDLKLRRSMPNLMRAPSMPSVPSIPSVPSMQCLTSVAEPASHGPSSLPTVSSLRSSLSFDSSSSLARLQSSIPSPGQLSQRVGSVGNFPATPRHPLKATAYVSPTVLQGPSIPWGAAPPQSLKPAAGAVPQPLKMPTGAQTAIPRSSLPRPASFLGLGGALRSGKMTQSTRSLLTPPKSLSSLSTLRDASWKDGCY from the exons ATGGACGCCGAGGTGCTTGTGAGCCCCCCCGCGATGGCGATGGCGATGGCGGACGTGAACGGCAACAATAAGCTGGCGAACGCCGAGCTGGAGGTGCTCAAGCTGCAGGAGCTGGTTCGCAAGCTGGAGAAGCAGAACGAGCAGCTGCGGAGCAGGGCCAACGCCGTAAACAACTGccccgccgcctccgccgccgccgcatccCGACATCACCACGGGAGCCCGGCCGCGGCCAAGACGCCTTTTCCGCTCAAGTGTGAGAGCCCGATCGCCCGGGAGCCCTTCGCCTATTTTCAGCCCAGCTCGTCGTTGTcatcgccgtcgccgccgccgccgtcatcATCGTCTTCTCCCGATGTTGCCGAGGAGGAGGCGGATGGATGCACGACGGTACTGGATGAGGTTGACATTTTGGACCTCAACAGCGTCTTCTCAGACTCCCAACCGGATAGCTg GCTGTACGTGAGCTCCAAAGCCAAGATGGCTAGCGACAAAGGGGGCCTCAGTCCACTCCAGTGGTGCAGGCAGGTCCTGGACCACCCGGGGCCAGAAGTGGAGCTAGCCAAGATGACGCTATGCCACAGATTGGACCAAG CCAAGCGGTGGCGAGGACGCTCCCCCGTCCGACCGTACAGCTGCGCGGACGGGCTGTCCGCCCTCAGCTGCCCGATCCTGCCTTACTCCAAACCCGCTGCCGCAAACGACACCGCAG CTTTGCCGTCATTCCCGTCCTGTCCCAGCTACCCCCTCAGACCCAGCCTCAGCCTGGACAGAGCCCCCAGCTTCCTGTCCAACTCCACTTTGCACA atatggGGCGTCGGCCGGCGACCGTCACCCCCCAGTCTTCCCTGGACAGCGAAGCGGGCGTTTCCGAGCTGGACGACGAGTCCATTTCCATGAGTTACAAACTGCACGACATGACGGACGTGGAGGTCATGGCTCGCCTTCAGGAGGAGA GTCTGCGGCAGGACTACGCGTCCACCTCGGTGACCGGCGGACGGCGACGCTCCGGCTTCGCGCTCCGACGCGGCGACGTCCGCCtggaggaggacgacgaggaAGACGAGGACGAGGGCTACGACCAGCTCCCTCCCCCGCAGCCTCGACTCTTGCGCACGGCCTCGGCGCAGCGGGGCTCCCTGTCGCACTCGCATACCTTCTCCAGCTTCCGAGACTGCGGGCGGGGCTCCGCCTTCTCGAGCAACGCCTTCCTTAGCGAAGAAATGCAATCGCCGTACAGGAACGGCACAG ACCTGAAACTGCGGCGAAGCATGCCCAACCTGATGCGAGCCCCCAGCATGCCCAGCGTCCCCAGCATCCCCAGCGTTCCCAGTATGCAATGCCTAACGTCCGTCGCGGAGCCGGCGTCGCACGGCCCATCCTCCCTGCCCACCGTGTCGTCCCTCCGCAGCAGTCTCAGCTTTGACTCCTCCAGCAGCCTGGCACGCCTGCAGTCCTCCA TTCCTTCTCCCGGCCAGCTGAGTCAGCGCGTGGGGAGCGTGGGCAACTTCCCGGCCACCCCTCGTCACCCGCTCAAAGCCACCGCCTACGTCAGCCCCACCGTCCTGCAGGGCCCTTCCATCCCCTGGGGCGCGGCACCGCCTCAGTCCCTCAAGCCCGCCGCCGGCGCCGTACCGCAGCCCCTCAAGATGCCCACCGGGGCCCAGACGGCCATACCACGCAGCTCACTGCCTCGCCCCGCCTCCTTTTTGGGCCTCGGCGGAGCTCTGCGCTCGGGCAAAATGACGCAGTCCACGCGCAG TTTGCTGACACCCCCAAAGAGCCTGTCCTCCCTAAGCACCCTGAGGGACGCCAGCTGGAAAGACGGCTGCTATTAA
- the kbtbd7 gene encoding kelch repeat and BTB domain-containing protein 7 has product MASALGCFNGPEVLEDDSHARVLIDELKALYDSRLLSDVTIEVEPDGEPLEPGGGPSAEGEGESEEPLQLFHCSRNVLAAASPYFKSMFTGGLTESVQEKVAIRGVDGESMAVIVDYCYTGKVTITEGNVQRLYAASNMLQLEYIRNACSGFMTRRLDLGNCVGMLKFADTYDNPELKGSARAFIARHFGQLCVSGELCQLELRQLEELLSLDTLDVACEREVCSAALRWIEANAPPGKEDALRALRCVRWNLFNERDKRYLEGLAARPWADKCLRPFFDGARAASASPGVPKHRIGVSAKEMILFFGLPNDNIMCCDPYSEELYFVTPPLLDLSGQDYKRSTAESLVACSSPENDLYLASHLSKHFWQYEPVLNSWRELAERPLGRIHSGMGYLNGHVYLLGGRNPVTDARLKEVECYSVQRNQWTLVAPLPHSFGKMQVVALNDHLYVVNKRRMLCYDPRRNRWRHCGSLRRDKLHKACVYQDQIVCVCDIPVVKAYSPARGEWRRLADIPVDSRALNYQLIHHGGKLMLLTQTLLQHNKNRVLVHEYEPARESWKSVMAVYVSTLGPVCVSARVYPACLGSAHSFSAEEDDDSGSSADWDLDGLTDADSDSASSSSFSDENW; this is encoded by the coding sequence ATGGCTTCGGCGCTGGGTTGCTTCAACGGCCCCGAAGTGCTGGAGGACGACAGTCACGCCCGGGTCCTGATCGACGAGTTGAAAGCGTTATACGACAGCCGCCTCCTCTCGGACGTGACCATCGAGGTGGAGCCCGACGGAGAGCCCCTGGAGCCCGGCGGGGGCCCCTCGgctgagggtgagggtgagagtGAGGAGCCGCTCCAGCTGTTCCACTGCAGCCGCAACGTCCTGGCCGCCGCCAGCCCGTACTTCAAGAGCATGTTCACCGGCGGCTTGACCGAGAGCGTCCAGGAGAAGGTGGCCATCCGCGGAGTGGACGGCGAGTCCATGGCGGTGATCGTGGACTACTGCTACACGGGGAAGGTGACCATCACGGAGGGCAACGTGCAGCGCCTCTACGCCGCCTCCAACATGCTCCAGCTGGAGTACATCAGGAATGCCTGCTCCGGCTTCATGACGCGCAGGTTGGACCTGGGCAACTGCGTGGGGATGCTCAAGTTCGCCGACACCTACGACAACCCCGAGCTGAAGGGCAGCGCGCGGGCTTTCATCGCCCGCCACTTCGGCCAGCTGTGCGTGTCGGGCGAGCTCTGCCAGCTGGAACTGCGGCAGCTGGAGGAACTGCTGTCCCTGGACACACTGGACGTGGCGTGCGAGCGCGAGGTGTGCTCGGCCGCCCTGCGCTGGATCGAGGCCAACGCGCCGCCCGGCAAGGAGGACGCGTTGCGGGCCCTGCGCTGCGTGCGCTGGAACCTCTTCAACGAGAGGGACAAGCGCTACCTGGAGGGGCTGGCGGCCCGGCCCTGGGCGGACAAGTGCCTGCGGCCCTTCTTCGACGGGGCCCGCGCCGCCTCGGCGTCCCCGGGCGTGCCCAAGCACCGCATCGGCGTGAGCGCCAAGGAGATGATCCTGTTCTTCGGCCTGCCCAACGACAACATCATGTGCTGCGACCCGTACTCCGAGGAGCTCTACTTCGTGACGCCTCCGCTCTTGGACCTGAGCGGGCAGGACTACAAGCGCTCCACCGCCGAGTCGCTGGTGGCCTGCTCCAGCCCGGAGAACGACCTCTACCTGGCCTCGCACCTGTCCAAGCACTTCTGGCAGTACGAGCCGGTGCTCAACAGCTGGCGGGAGCTGGCCGAGCGGCCGCTGGGGCGGATCCACTCGGGCATGGGCTACCTCAACGGCCACGTCTACCTCCTGGGCGGGAGGAACCCCGTGACGGACGCCCGGCTCAAAGAGGTGGAGTGCTACAGCGTGCAGAGGAACCAGTGGACCCTGGTGGCCCCCCTGCCGCACTCCTTCGGCAAGATGCAGGTGGTGGCCTTGAACGACCACCTGTACGTGGTCAACAAGCGCCGCATGCTGTGCTACGACCCGCGCCGCAACCGCTGGCGCCACTGCGGCTCCCTGCGGCGCGACAAGCTGCACAAGGCCTGCGTCTACCAGGACCAGATCGTCTGCGTGTGCGACATCCCCGTGGTGAAGGCCTACAGCCCGGCGCGGGGCGAGTGGCGGCGGCTGGCCGACATCCCCGTGGACAGCCGCGCCCTCAACTACCAGCTGATCCACCACGGCGGCAAGCTGATGCTCCTCACGCAGACGCTGCTGCAGCACAACAAGAACCGGGTCCTGGTGCATGAGTACGAGCCGGCGCGGGAGAGCTGGAAGAGCGTCATGGCCGTCTACGTGTCCACGCTGGGCCCCGTCTGCGTCTCCGCCCGCGTCTACCCGGCGTGCCTGGGCTCGGCGCACAGCTTCTCCGCCGAGGAGGACGACGACAGTGGCTCCAGCGCCGACTGGGACCTGGACGGCCTGACCGACGCCGACTCGGACTCCGCCAGCTCCAGCTCCTTTTCCGACGAGAACTGGTAG
- the LOC144086780 gene encoding ras-related protein Rab-33B, translated as MARENNDGGEELDFRDSLELSTSTQHGGGGVSPCRVFKIIVIGDTNVGKTCLTYRFCGGSFLKNPEATIGVDFREKTLELDGEVIKLQIWDTAGQERFRKSMVDHYYRSAHAVIFVYDVTNPATFQSIPDWVAECGRHGVGPLVPRVVVGNKCDLRALRRVPTSAGQRLADGHGAPLFETSAKDAGEKEHVDAIFLTLAHRLKSRKPLRLKPPADDHVGRLWEPRRRERVACQC; from the exons ATGGCAAGAGAAAACAACGACGGCGGCGAGGAATTGGACTTTCGCGACTCCCTGGAGCTGTCGACGTCGACACAACATGGCGGCGGTGGCGTCTCTCCGTGTCGCGTCTTCAAAATCATCGTCATCGGGGACACCAACGTCGGGAAGACGTGCTTGACGTACAGGTTCTGCGGCGGTTCTTTCCTCAAGAATCCCGAGGCGACTATCGGCGTGGATTTCCGGGAGAAGACGTTGGAACTCGATGGAGAAGTCATTAAG CTGCAGATCTGGGACACGGCGGGCCAGGAGCGCTTCAGGAAGAGCATGGTGGATCACTACTACCGCAGCGCGCACGCCGTCATCTTCGTCTACGACGTCACCAACCCGGCCACCTTCCAAAGCATCCCCGACTGGGTGGCGGAGTGCGGGCGCCACGGGGTGGGTCCGCTGGTGCCCCGCGTGGTGGTGGGCAACAAATGCGACCTGCGGGCCCTTCGCCGGGTGCCCACCTCGGCGGGGCAGCGCCTGGCCGACGGCCACGGCGCGCCCCTCTTCGAGACCTCGGCCAAAGACGCCGGCGAGAAGGAGCACGTGGACGCCATTTTCTTGACGCTGGCCCATCGGCTCAAGAGCCGCAAACCCCTGAGACTGAAGCCGCCCGCCGACGACCACGTCGGACGTCTGTGGGAACCCAGACGGCGGGAAAGGGTGGCCTGTCAGTGCTGA